The following proteins are encoded in a genomic region of Thermococcus henrietii:
- a CDS encoding RuvB-like domain-containing protein — MHSHIKGLGLDENGRAKFIADGMVGQVKAREAAGIAVELIKRGKLAGKGILLVGPTGSGKTAIAMGIARELGEDVPFVQIAGSEIYSAEVNKTEFLKQAMRRAIGVRISEERKVYEGEVKKIEIRRTRHPFNPYAEIPESVIITLRTRDDEKTIRAGREIAYQLMELGVEEGDVIQIDAETGKVSKVGTTKEEEGLFFKRKVSLPSGPVLKIKEFTYTVTLHDLDVANARGNIFGLLFSTGAEISDDVRRRVDETVKGWIEEGRATLVPGVLFIDEVHMLDIEAFSFLARAMESELAPILILATNRGRTKIRGTDIEAPHGIPVDMLDRLLIINTEPYRKEEIREIVKIRAREEKIEVSEGAIEYLAELGEKTSLRYAVQLLAPASVLAKGGRVEREHVEKAKEYFADLRRSIEFVEKLEGMLS; from the coding sequence ATGCACTCCCACATAAAGGGCCTCGGCCTCGATGAGAACGGAAGGGCCAAGTTCATCGCCGACGGCATGGTCGGTCAGGTTAAGGCGAGGGAAGCGGCCGGAATAGCGGTCGAGCTCATAAAGCGCGGGAAGCTCGCCGGCAAGGGAATCCTCCTCGTCGGCCCGACCGGGAGCGGTAAAACGGCGATAGCGATGGGCATAGCGAGGGAGCTCGGCGAGGACGTTCCCTTCGTCCAGATAGCGGGAAGCGAGATTTATTCCGCTGAAGTCAACAAGACGGAGTTCTTAAAGCAGGCAATGAGGCGGGCGATAGGCGTTAGAATCAGCGAGGAGAGGAAGGTCTACGAGGGCGAGGTCAAGAAGATTGAGATAAGGCGCACGAGGCACCCGTTCAACCCCTACGCCGAGATTCCGGAGAGCGTTATCATAACCCTCCGCACGAGGGACGACGAGAAGACGATAAGGGCCGGCCGGGAGATAGCCTACCAGCTCATGGAGCTCGGCGTTGAGGAAGGCGACGTCATACAGATTGACGCCGAAACGGGCAAGGTCTCGAAGGTCGGAACGACGAAGGAGGAAGAGGGGCTCTTCTTCAAGCGCAAGGTCAGCCTTCCGAGCGGGCCCGTGCTCAAGATAAAGGAGTTCACCTACACCGTCACGCTCCACGACCTTGACGTTGCCAACGCCCGCGGAAACATCTTCGGCCTGCTCTTCAGCACAGGGGCGGAGATAAGCGACGACGTCAGGAGGCGCGTTGACGAGACGGTTAAGGGCTGGATTGAGGAGGGAAGGGCGACGCTCGTTCCGGGGGTGCTCTTCATAGACGAGGTTCACATGCTCGACATCGAGGCCTTCTCGTTCCTTGCGAGGGCCATGGAGAGCGAGCTCGCGCCGATTCTCATCCTGGCCACCAACAGGGGAAGGACGAAGATAAGGGGCACCGACATCGAGGCCCCGCACGGAATTCCGGTTGACATGCTCGACAGACTGCTGATAATCAACACCGAGCCCTACAGGAAGGAGGAAATCAGGGAGATAGTCAAGATTCGCGCGAGGGAGGAGAAGATTGAGGTGAGCGAGGGGGCCATAGAGTACCTCGCGGAGCTCGGCGAGAAGACCAGCCTGCGCTACGCGGTTCAGCTCCTCGCCCCGGCGAGCGTCCTTGCCAAGGGCGGAAGGGTCGAGAGGGAGCACGTTGAAAAGGCGAAGGAGTACTTCGCCGACCTCAGGAGGAGCATCGAGTTCGTCGAGAAGCTCGAGGGAATGCTGAGCTGA
- a CDS encoding YbhB/YbcL family Raf kinase inhibitor-like protein has protein sequence MRGWVPLLIIALLIGSGCISGGGEKTTAPKTLEVGSVFHNGSYIPVKFTCDGEDINPPIFIGNISEKAKSLVIIVDDPDAPAGTFTHWIAWNIPPVGEIPEAVPKVGEVEKPIPMVQGRNDFGRIGYGGPCPPRGSVHHYHFKVYALDTTLNLPPGATRKELEKAMEGHVIQWGELVGLYRRS, from the coding sequence ATGCGGGGATGGGTGCCTTTGCTAATAATCGCGCTTCTAATCGGGTCGGGCTGTATAAGCGGGGGAGGTGAGAAAACGACCGCACCGAAAACCCTTGAGGTTGGTTCCGTCTTCCACAACGGGAGCTACATTCCCGTTAAGTTCACCTGCGACGGCGAGGACATAAACCCGCCAATATTCATAGGGAACATAAGCGAGAAGGCGAAGAGCCTCGTCATCATAGTTGACGACCCCGATGCTCCCGCGGGAACCTTCACTCACTGGATTGCCTGGAACATTCCGCCGGTGGGCGAGATTCCCGAGGCGGTTCCGAAGGTCGGCGAGGTTGAGAAGCCGATTCCGATGGTTCAGGGAAGGAACGACTTCGGGAGGATAGGCTACGGTGGCCCCTGCCCGCCGAGGGGGAGCGTTCATCACTACCACTTCAAGGTCTATGCCCTCGACACGACGCTGAATCTTCCGCCGGGGGCCACGAGAAAAGAACTGGAAAAGGCCAT
- a CDS encoding toxin-antitoxin system TumE family protein, translating into MLRELELLEGSPVVREYEVLDYKEGRDFYFLKIKAELTDGSALYIREFVSENEYSYSFQWQKNGNLLIRWDNAPHHRHLETFPHHKHVGSKDNVQPSNEVSLEDVLKTIEEKLKA; encoded by the coding sequence ATGCTCAGAGAATTAGAGTTGCTTGAGGGTAGCCCGGTCGTCAGGGAGTACGAGGTTCTCGATTACAAGGAAGGTAGGGATTTCTATTTCCTGAAAATCAAAGCGGAATTAACGGACGGAAGCGCTCTTTACATCAGAGAGTTCGTTTCCGAGAACGAGTACAGCTATTCTTTTCAGTGGCAGAAAAACGGAAATCTGCTAATTCGCTGGGATAACGCACCGCATCACAGGCACCTTGAGACCTTCCCACATCATAAGCACGTCGGGTCCAAGGACAACGTTCAGCCCTCGAATGAGGTGTCACTTGAAGACGTCCTAAAAACCATTGAGGAAAAATTGAAAGCATAG
- a CDS encoding DUF2284 domain-containing protein has translation MRVLWEKEIPAGKIVVSPRPVWKCRTCPMYGKRPSCPPHVPDWREAKEWVSHFSRAILIKFEVDMKRFEEEKREAILYLLKREGELFKEGKLYAMALFPGNCNLCPDCPFERGEPCRLPTKVRPSLDAIGIEISSLVQIDFSESALYGMILVE, from the coding sequence ATGCGCGTGCTCTGGGAGAAGGAGATACCGGCCGGGAAAATCGTCGTCTCGCCAAGGCCGGTCTGGAAGTGTCGAACCTGCCCGATGTACGGGAAGAGGCCGAGCTGTCCTCCCCACGTCCCCGACTGGAGGGAGGCAAAGGAGTGGGTGAGCCACTTCAGCAGGGCCATTCTCATAAAGTTCGAGGTGGACATGAAGCGCTTCGAGGAGGAGAAACGGGAGGCAATCCTATACCTGCTCAAGCGCGAGGGGGAGCTCTTTAAGGAGGGAAAGCTCTACGCGATGGCCCTCTTCCCGGGAAACTGCAACCTCTGCCCGGACTGTCCCTTCGAGCGCGGTGAGCCCTGCAGGCTTCCAACGAAAGTCCGGCCGAGCCTCGACGCCATCGGGATTGAAATCAGCTCGCTGGTTCAAATAGACTTTTCAGAGAGCGCCCTTTACGGAATGATACTGGTGGAGTGA
- a CDS encoding PIN domain-containing protein encodes MKPAEVIVKPELQVLMNVLAERGELRVSYPLYGLPLLRAEPSERGYNLEVLADKKTFNARVPPRLSSELPTWSDFYECFISAGILRYDNLDEFERTLELYERLKKGVAFAPDTNLFYHRFISSYRPLEGYQIVVAEGVKKEIEDAMNYKYRHKQLEEISREVLNAHLLREFSNRRTKRSRKAAYIALKEFERLKPRIIITESVSEPAHNNDEIIVKSLKRYDRMTPTLLVFLTADIAITDVAEMEGLEYFLFKYPREELGKHEVSAYQLRTLLFNLSAVFGVIELNGILVFGEFGGKANLDELKLVFEREDRVYNEFMFHLKLSRELVKIMG; translated from the coding sequence ATGAAGCCCGCTGAGGTCATAGTGAAGCCAGAACTGCAGGTCCTCATGAACGTCCTCGCCGAGAGGGGCGAGCTACGGGTGAGCTACCCGCTCTACGGCCTTCCGCTCCTCCGGGCAGAGCCGAGCGAGAGGGGTTATAACCTTGAAGTCCTGGCGGACAAGAAGACCTTCAACGCCCGCGTTCCGCCGAGGCTCTCCTCAGAACTGCCGACGTGGAGCGACTTCTACGAGTGCTTCATCTCCGCCGGAATCCTCCGCTACGACAACCTCGACGAGTTTGAAAGGACGCTGGAGCTCTACGAGAGGCTGAAGAAAGGCGTTGCATTCGCGCCCGATACGAACCTCTTCTACCACCGCTTCATCTCCTCCTACAGACCGCTCGAGGGTTATCAAATAGTCGTCGCAGAGGGCGTCAAGAAGGAAATCGAGGACGCGATGAACTACAAGTACAGGCACAAACAGCTTGAGGAGATTTCACGCGAGGTTCTCAACGCCCACCTCCTGAGGGAGTTCAGCAACAGGCGGACGAAGAGGAGCCGGAAAGCGGCTTACATAGCCCTCAAGGAGTTCGAGAGGCTGAAGCCGAGGATAATCATCACCGAGAGCGTGAGCGAGCCGGCCCACAACAACGACGAGATTATCGTCAAGTCCCTCAAGAGGTACGACAGAATGACGCCCACCCTGCTCGTCTTCCTGACGGCGGACATAGCGATAACCGACGTGGCGGAGATGGAGGGGCTCGAGTACTTCCTCTTCAAATATCCGAGGGAGGAACTCGGAAAACACGAGGTTTCGGCTTATCAGCTCAGGACACTCCTCTTTAACCTATCGGCCGTCTTCGGTGTGATAGAGCTCAACGGAATCCTCGTCTTCGGCGAGTTCGGGGGCAAGGCGAACCTTGACGAGCTCAAGCTCGTCTTCGAGCGGGAGGACAGGGTTTACAACGAGTTTATGTTTCACCTCAAGCTGAGCAGGGAGCTGGTGAAGATTATGGGGTGA